GGGGGCCCATGCAAAGCAATGGTCTCGGCCCGGTGGGCATGCCTTTCTGCACGATCGTTCCCGTTGAAGGCGGTAAAAAACTGCTGGGGATGACCAACAGGCGGAGGCCCGGCGAAATGGTGGAAAAGAAATCCTGCATCCTGGTACAAAGTATTTCTGAAGACGGTGGTTTTACCTGGGCGCCGTTGCGCACCGTGCTGGATACCGCGGGCCTGAAGCCCTGCGAGCCGGAGATCATCCGTTCCCCATCCGGGAAACAGTTGCTGTGCCTCATCCGCGAGAATGTAAAAAAGGTATCGCTGTACATGGTCAGCAATGATGAAGGCCGTACCTGGTCCGCCCCCGTTCCCGCGCCGGAACCGCTGTGGGGCGACCGGCACAAAGCGAAATACAGCACGGATGGCAGACTGGTGATCGTTTTCAGGGATACCGGCCCGGCCAGCGCCACCAAAAACAGTTACATGGCCTGGGTGGGCGCTTACGATGACATTATTCATAACCGGCCCGGCCTGTACCGTTTGAAGCTGCTGAACAGCTACAAAACCTGGGATTGCGGATATAGCGGCATCGAGCTGCTGCCTGATGAAACGTTCGTAGCTACCACCTATATCAAATACCGGCCGGGAGAAAACAAGAATTCCATCGTAAGCACCCGTTTCAAACTTGCTGAAACAGATCAATTGTTGACGGCGATATCAACACAGTAAAACTTCAACGTTATGAGAACGAAATTTTATTCCACGTTATTCACGCTTTGCGTGTTATGCACACTTGCTGCCGGCGCCCAGGAAAAAGGGCGGGTGATCACCGGCAGTATCCTTTCCGCAAGCGGGGAGAAGCTGGCCGGCGCCAGCCTGATCGAAAAAGGAACAGGAAATGCGGCCCGCTCGGATTCCGCCGGGAACTTCAGGATCAGCGTAACCGATGCCAACGGGGTGCTGGTGGTATCCTATATTGGTTTCAAAACAAAAGAAGTAAAGATCGGCGGCCGGTCGGCCATCCATATAATGATGGATGCTTCCTCTTCTTCCGTGCAGGAAGTTGTTGTGGTAGGCTACGGCACCCAGCAGCGGAAAGATATCACCGGTGCGATCTCCAGCATTTCGGCATCCACCATCAAGAACCAGCCGGCCGTCAGTGTAGATCAGCTGATACAGGGAAGGGCCGCCGGTGTTGATGTATCGCAGGCTTCCGGTGCACCCGGAGGAAGGCTGAACATCCGGATCAGGGGCGCCAGTTCGCTGAATGCAGGCAACGAACCGCTTTTTGTGATAGACGACATACCGGTATATAACAACAGCAAAGACCCTTCCGGCACTTCTTATGGCACGTTCACGCCAACCAATGCGCTGGCTTCCCTGAACCCGAACGATATCGAATCCATACAGGTGTTGAAAGACGCTTCTGCCACGGCCATCTACGGCTCCAGGGGATCGAACGGCGTGATCATCATCACTACCAAACGTGGCTCCGGCAGTAAAATGACGGTAGACTACAATGGTTATTACGGTGTACAGACCGTTGCCAACAAACTGGAACTGATGAATGGCCAGCAGCATGCCGAATACCTGAATGACTGGGCGGAATCGCGCAACCTGCCCATTCCCTTCGCAGATCCCGCTGCTATCGGGAAAGGCACTGACTGGCAGGACGAGCTTTTCAGGCCCGCTGCCATCCAGAATCACCAGGTTTCCCTGTCCAGCGCAAAGGGCAATCTGCGATACTTTGTATCCGGCAACTATTTCAACCAGGATGGTATTGTGATCAATTCCAACCTGAAGCGATATTCCTTCCGCGTAAATGCGGACGCAAAGCTGAACGAGAAAGTAAAATTCTCCCAATCCATGTCCTTCTCCAGAACGGTCAACCGCGCTGTGCCAACGACCGGCGCGGGCAGCGGGAACATCCGGTCCGTTGGTGAAAAGATCTATGCCACTTCGCCAACTGTTCCGGTCTTCGATGAAAACGGGAATTATGTGGATTACTGGTATAATGCCGCGAAGGCAGAAAGCCCTGTCGCCTCGCTCCTCACCATCAGCAACAAGCTCGAAGGCGATAATTTTCTCGGCAATCTTTCCCTGGAATATCAACCGGTGAAAGATCTGACCTTCAAATCGCTGATCGGCATCAACCTCATCAGCAGGAATAACCAGGAGTATTATCCCAGGGCCACTACCTATATCGGCGGGCTGTTGGGAGGCCTGGGCATGATCGGCGAACGCAAGGTCACCAATATACTCAATGAGAACACCGTGCGTTATGCAAAGATCTTCCGGGAAAAACATAACCTGGAACTGCTGGGCGGGTTCTCCTGGCAAAAGGAGCAGGACTTCAGCGCCACTACCCAGCCGTCCGGTTTTGCCGATGACCGGCTGGGCATCAACTCCATCGGAAGCGCCACCGGCTCTACCATCATCGCATCTTCCCTGAACGAATGGAGCATGGCCTCTTTCCTCGGAAGGATGAATTATCAGTACGATAACAAGTATCTGCTGACGGTATCTTTCCGGGCGGATGGCTCATCCAGATTCGGCGCGAACAACAAATGGGGATACTTCCCTTCCATGGCTGCGGGCTACCGCTTGTC
This genomic stretch from Chitinophaga sp. XS-30 harbors:
- a CDS encoding sialidase family protein, yielding MIDLSTDTARQVVVAQGTADIYNGQPTTALMPDGKTIHCVWTYGHGGKCGPAKSSSDGGFTWRNEPVPANWITAGNCPAVYLLPDPAGKLNLIVFAGYGPDKNMQQAVFNDGGWGPMQSNGLGPVGMPFCTIVPVEGGKKLLGMTNRRRPGEMVEKKSCILVQSISEDGGFTWAPLRTVLDTAGLKPCEPEIIRSPSGKQLLCLIRENVKKVSLYMVSNDEGRTWSAPVPAPEPLWGDRHKAKYSTDGRLVIVFRDTGPASATKNSYMAWVGAYDDIIHNRPGLYRLKLLNSYKTWDCGYSGIELLPDETFVATTYIKYRPGENKNSIVSTRFKLAETDQLLTAISTQ
- a CDS encoding TonB-dependent receptor, whose protein sequence is MRTKFYSTLFTLCVLCTLAAGAQEKGRVITGSILSASGEKLAGASLIEKGTGNAARSDSAGNFRISVTDANGVLVVSYIGFKTKEVKIGGRSAIHIMMDASSSSVQEVVVVGYGTQQRKDITGAISSISASTIKNQPAVSVDQLIQGRAAGVDVSQASGAPGGRLNIRIRGASSLNAGNEPLFVIDDIPVYNNSKDPSGTSYGTFTPTNALASLNPNDIESIQVLKDASATAIYGSRGSNGVIIITTKRGSGSKMTVDYNGYYGVQTVANKLELMNGQQHAEYLNDWAESRNLPIPFADPAAIGKGTDWQDELFRPAAIQNHQVSLSSAKGNLRYFVSGNYFNQDGIVINSNLKRYSFRVNADAKLNEKVKFSQSMSFSRTVNRAVPTTGAGSGNIRSVGEKIYATSPTVPVFDENGNYVDYWYNAAKAESPVASLLTISNKLEGDNFLGNLSLEYQPVKDLTFKSLIGINLISRNNQEYYPRATTYIGGLLGGLGMIGERKVTNILNENTVRYAKIFREKHNLELLGGFSWQKEQDFSATTQPSGFADDRLGINSIGSATGSTIIASSLNEWSMASFLGRMNYQYDNKYLLTVSFRADGSSRFGANNKWGYFPSMAAGYRLSEEPFMEGLKFLSDLKIRGSYGLTGNQEIGSYQSLATLTTSNTYIFDNKLYPAARHTRLENGELKWEKTAQWDIGLDLAFFNDRLRLTADYYRKNTRDLLFTVDLPAYSGYSSALYNTGGLQNKGFELNLGADIFTGDFTWSADMNFARNNAEITSLGRATSTTLFVGYPPGNYLGYVFEGVFRDQAEIDAQTVQTNVKPGDARYQDVNPDGVLDADDRIVMGNSLPEFIYGINNSFGYKNFALTIFLQGSAGANRVEGTGLTDPSDSGNKSVNLLNRWSPGNPDGNIPRAGYSNVLTSTYQLMDASYLKVRNVQLSYTFPSTVLPRFAGSSVYLSGQNLWTRTDYVGYDPDGGGGYPTATTLMFGINLKL